The proteins below are encoded in one region of Oxyura jamaicensis isolate SHBP4307 breed ruddy duck chromosome 22, BPBGC_Ojam_1.0, whole genome shotgun sequence:
- the ENTPD4 gene encoding ectonucleoside triphosphate diphosphohydrolase 4 isoform X2: protein MGRISISCLLPASWHFSISPVGCPRVLNTTLRQIVVIGILATAVSLLYYSLVVIRHKYGRASRDKRFHRYLARVTDTEATDTNNPNLNYGIVVDCGSSGSRIFVYCWPRHNGNPHDLLDIKQMRDRNRKPVVMKIKPGISEFANSPEKVSDYISPLLSFAAEHVPRAKHKETPLYILCTAGMRILPESQQKAILEDLLTDIPVHFDFLFSDSHAEVISGKQEGVYAWIGINFVLGRFEHTDDEDEAIVEVHVPGSENKEAIFRKRTVGILDMGGVSTQIAYEVPKTEEVAKNLLAEFNLGCDAHQTEHVYRVYVATFLGFGGNAARQRYEDSLFTSTVLKNRLLGKETGMTSDAPYLDPCLPLDAQDEIHQNGQIMYLRGTGDFNLCREIIQPFMNKTNETQTSLNGVYQPAVHFQNSEFYGFSEFYYCTEDVLRMGGDYNAAKFTKAAKDYCATKWSVLRERFDRGLYASHADLHRLKYQCFKSAWMYEVFHSGFSFPVSYNSLKTALQVYDKEVQWTLGAILYRTRFLPLRDIQQENFRGSHSHWRSFSFVYNHYLFFVCFLIVLLSILLYLLRLRRIHRRMLRNSSSTSLWIEEGLPPQKISGAL from the exons ATGGGGAG GATCAGCATCTCGTGTTTGCTTCCTGCCTCTTGGCACTTCAGTATCTCCCCCGTGGGGTGTCCGCGCGTGCTCAACACGACGTTGCGGCAGATCGTCGTGATCGGGATACTCGCGACCGCTGTCTCCTTGCTGTACTACTCGCTGGTTGTCATCCGCCATAAGTACGGGCGTGCGTCCAGGGACAAAAGATTCCACAG GTATCTTGCCCGGGTAACCGACACCGAAGCTACGGACACAAACAACCCCAATCTGAATTACGGAATCGTTGTGGACTGTGGCAGCAGCGGCTCTAGGATTTTTGTGTATTGCTGGCCGAGACACAACGGTAACCCCCATGACCTGCTGGACATAAAACAGATGAGGGACAGGAACAGAAAACCGGTGGTTATGAAAATTAAACCAG GTATTTCGGAGTTTGCCAACTCTCCTGAGAAGGTCAGTGATTACATTTCTCCGCTTCTGAGCTTCGCTGCTGAACACGTGCCCCGTGCAAAACACAAAGAGACTCCTCTTTATATTCTGTGCACTGCAGGAATGAGGATTCTGCCAGAAAG ccagcagaaggcaATACTTGAAGATCTGCTCACTGATATTCCTgtgcattttgattttctgttttcgGACTCGCACGCAGAGGTTATTTCAGGGAAACAGGAAG GAGTGTATGCGTGGATTGGCATCAACTTCGTTCTTGGAAGATTTGAACATACAGATGATG AGGATGAAGCCATTGTGGAGGTGCACGTCCCAGGCAGCGAAAACAAAGAAGCTATCTTCCGTAAGAGGACAGTGGGTATTCTTGACATGGGCGGAGTGTCGACTCAGATAGCATACGAAGTCCCTAAAACT GAGGAAGTTGCCAAAAACTTGCTTGCAGAATTCAACTTGGGCTGCGATGCTCATCAAACGGAGCACGTGTATAGAGTCTACGTCGCAACATTCCTTGGCTTTGGAGGGAATGCAGCACGCCAGAGATACGAAGACAGCCTATTTACCAGCACAGTACTTAAGAACAG gcTTCTGGGCAAAGAGACTGGCATGACTTCTGATGCACCGTACCTAGATCCTTGCCTGCCCCTGGATGCTCAGGATGAGATCCATCAAAACGGACAGATAATGTATTTGCGGGGAACAGGAGACTTCAATCTGTGTCGTGAAATTATTCAGCCATTCATGAACAAGACTAACGAAACCCAGACGTCTCTTAATGGTGTCTATCAGCCTGCTGTGCACTTTCAGAACAGTGAATTCTACGGCTTCTCAGAGTTCTATTACTGCACCGAGGATGTGTTGCGCATGGGAGGAGATTACAATGCTGCTAAATTTACTAAAGCTGCAAAG GATTATTGTGCCACTAAGTGGTCTGTCCTGCGGGAACGTTTTGACCGTGGTCTTTATGCATCACATGCTGATCTCCACAGATTGAA ATACCAGTGTTTTAAGTCTGCCTGGATGTACGAAGTATTTCACAGtggcttctcttttcctgtgagctacaacagtttgaaaacagccctgcaggtgtACGATAAGGAGGTGCAGTGGACGCTGGGAGCCATTCTTTACCGAACACGGTTTTTACCTCTAAG AGACATCCAGCAAGAAAACTTTCGTGGAAGTCACTCCCACTGGAGGAGCTTCTCCTTTGTTTACAATCactatttgttttttgtctgttttctgattGTGCTGCTCTCCATCCTGCTTTACCTGCTAAGGCTCAGACGGATCCACAGGCGAATGCTGCGTAATAGCTCGTCTACTTCCCTATGGATCGAGGAAGGCCTTCCACCACAGAAGATCTCAGGAGCCTTATGA
- the ENTPD4 gene encoding ectonucleoside triphosphate diphosphohydrolase 4 isoform X1, giving the protein MGRISISCLLPASWHFSISPVGCPRVLNTTLRQIVVIGILATAVSLLYYSLVVIRHKYGRASRDKRFHRYLARVTDTEATDTNNPNLNYGIVVDCGSSGSRIFVYCWPRHNGNPHDLLDIKQMRDRNRKPVVMKIKPGISEFANSPEKVSDYISPLLSFAAEHVPRAKHKETPLYILCTAGMRILPESQQKAILEDLLTDIPVHFDFLFSDSHAEVISGKQEGVYAWIGINFVLGRFEHTDDEDEAIVEVHVPGSENKEAIFRKRTVGILDMGGVSTQIAYEVPKTVSFASSQQEEVAKNLLAEFNLGCDAHQTEHVYRVYVATFLGFGGNAARQRYEDSLFTSTVLKNRLLGKETGMTSDAPYLDPCLPLDAQDEIHQNGQIMYLRGTGDFNLCREIIQPFMNKTNETQTSLNGVYQPAVHFQNSEFYGFSEFYYCTEDVLRMGGDYNAAKFTKAAKDYCATKWSVLRERFDRGLYASHADLHRLKYQCFKSAWMYEVFHSGFSFPVSYNSLKTALQVYDKEVQWTLGAILYRTRFLPLRDIQQENFRGSHSHWRSFSFVYNHYLFFVCFLIVLLSILLYLLRLRRIHRRMLRNSSSTSLWIEEGLPPQKISGAL; this is encoded by the exons ATGGGGAG GATCAGCATCTCGTGTTTGCTTCCTGCCTCTTGGCACTTCAGTATCTCCCCCGTGGGGTGTCCGCGCGTGCTCAACACGACGTTGCGGCAGATCGTCGTGATCGGGATACTCGCGACCGCTGTCTCCTTGCTGTACTACTCGCTGGTTGTCATCCGCCATAAGTACGGGCGTGCGTCCAGGGACAAAAGATTCCACAG GTATCTTGCCCGGGTAACCGACACCGAAGCTACGGACACAAACAACCCCAATCTGAATTACGGAATCGTTGTGGACTGTGGCAGCAGCGGCTCTAGGATTTTTGTGTATTGCTGGCCGAGACACAACGGTAACCCCCATGACCTGCTGGACATAAAACAGATGAGGGACAGGAACAGAAAACCGGTGGTTATGAAAATTAAACCAG GTATTTCGGAGTTTGCCAACTCTCCTGAGAAGGTCAGTGATTACATTTCTCCGCTTCTGAGCTTCGCTGCTGAACACGTGCCCCGTGCAAAACACAAAGAGACTCCTCTTTATATTCTGTGCACTGCAGGAATGAGGATTCTGCCAGAAAG ccagcagaaggcaATACTTGAAGATCTGCTCACTGATATTCCTgtgcattttgattttctgttttcgGACTCGCACGCAGAGGTTATTTCAGGGAAACAGGAAG GAGTGTATGCGTGGATTGGCATCAACTTCGTTCTTGGAAGATTTGAACATACAGATGATG AGGATGAAGCCATTGTGGAGGTGCACGTCCCAGGCAGCGAAAACAAAGAAGCTATCTTCCGTAAGAGGACAGTGGGTATTCTTGACATGGGCGGAGTGTCGACTCAGATAGCATACGAAGTCCCTAAAACTGTAAGCTTTGCCTCTTCACAGCAG GAGGAAGTTGCCAAAAACTTGCTTGCAGAATTCAACTTGGGCTGCGATGCTCATCAAACGGAGCACGTGTATAGAGTCTACGTCGCAACATTCCTTGGCTTTGGAGGGAATGCAGCACGCCAGAGATACGAAGACAGCCTATTTACCAGCACAGTACTTAAGAACAG gcTTCTGGGCAAAGAGACTGGCATGACTTCTGATGCACCGTACCTAGATCCTTGCCTGCCCCTGGATGCTCAGGATGAGATCCATCAAAACGGACAGATAATGTATTTGCGGGGAACAGGAGACTTCAATCTGTGTCGTGAAATTATTCAGCCATTCATGAACAAGACTAACGAAACCCAGACGTCTCTTAATGGTGTCTATCAGCCTGCTGTGCACTTTCAGAACAGTGAATTCTACGGCTTCTCAGAGTTCTATTACTGCACCGAGGATGTGTTGCGCATGGGAGGAGATTACAATGCTGCTAAATTTACTAAAGCTGCAAAG GATTATTGTGCCACTAAGTGGTCTGTCCTGCGGGAACGTTTTGACCGTGGTCTTTATGCATCACATGCTGATCTCCACAGATTGAA ATACCAGTGTTTTAAGTCTGCCTGGATGTACGAAGTATTTCACAGtggcttctcttttcctgtgagctacaacagtttgaaaacagccctgcaggtgtACGATAAGGAGGTGCAGTGGACGCTGGGAGCCATTCTTTACCGAACACGGTTTTTACCTCTAAG AGACATCCAGCAAGAAAACTTTCGTGGAAGTCACTCCCACTGGAGGAGCTTCTCCTTTGTTTACAATCactatttgttttttgtctgttttctgattGTGCTGCTCTCCATCCTGCTTTACCTGCTAAGGCTCAGACGGATCCACAGGCGAATGCTGCGTAATAGCTCGTCTACTTCCCTATGGATCGAGGAAGGCCTTCCACCACAGAAGATCTCAGGAGCCTTATGA